CCACCTGAATTTCCCACTTAAATCAAAATCCATCAGAAAACCTCTAGCAAGGAGAAAGTTCAAAGATCACCAACAATTGCACTACAGTTGAACAGCTTATTATGGCTGTACCAAAGTAGACTTCTCCTTGCAACCATAAGGATAACAGACGGTTAAGAAAGTTCCCTCCAATCTCTATACATTTAGGGGTTAGGGATGTTTAAATGGTGTGAAGGCTCTTAAATTTTCAGTTAATGAATCTCCCCAAGAAGCATCCTACAAAGAAGTGATTTGCCTGAATAGGGCCATCTGAGTCTCCcacttaaatcaaaattcatcaGAAATCCTTTAGTAAGGAGAAAGTTCAATCATCAACAATTGCACTACAGTTGAACAGCTTATTATGGCTGAACCAAAGTGGACTTCTCCTTTGAACCAAAAAATCAAGAGTTGCTTGTACGTCAACTAAACAAAAGCAGAGAACCTTCAGTTGTGTTCATAAAGCATATCAGATGTGTCTATGAAATCATAAGATTTCGCAATAATTTTGAGCTTGCCTTGGCAATGGTGTAGGCTGATGGCCGAGCATTCACGCCAAGTGGCCCTCTACGAGGAGCCCCTGTTGTCCTTCCACCTCTAAATGATCCACCTCTAAATGAACCCCCTGCCCCTCTTCCGCGTCGGGCCCTGCCTTGACCCCTACCACCCCTCTCAGTATTTCTCCGACTTTTTATCATATCATCCAGGGTCATATCCAGTGAAGCCATGATGATGTAAGCAGACTAGGAAAATTTCAGCTAAAGCCAATCTGTAAGAAAGGAAATAAAGCACATTAACAATGATTATCAAAATCATGTTTAACAAAAACAATTGGCAAGAAAAAAACCACTACAACTACAAAAATGTTCTAGAAACTGTTCCAACTAAGGGTAGAATCTTAAAATgacatttaaacaaaaaaatgtttCAACAATTAGACAACATAAATGTCAAATCTCAAAGGAATTACTAATAAACATGGATCTAAAACATATAGAAAGAAGTGGCAAATATACATATGGTTGTGTCCGCGTGAAATATTTACCAGGAAAAAAAACAGCAAAAGCAAAAATCATTGAATACGGCCAAAACATGAACTTTCTGCAGCTACAATAGCAAAACACGACTACAATTGACAAAAGTTCACCTTTATATTTAGAAACAGATGATACAATCAAGGTTACACATGATAAAAACAGATGAACAAATCAAAAACcagcaaaaacaaaaaacattgAATACCGCTAAAACATGAACTTTCCACAGCTTCAATAGCAAAAAGATACATAACATCAAAAGCTTACCCATACATACAAAAACAGATGAACGaatcaaacaaatcaaaaaccagcaaaaacaaaaatcattaaataaagcTAAAACCTGAGCTATTCCGCAGCTACAATAgcaaaaaaacaattaaaaaacaCAACGAAAGctttccaatatatatatagaaacatataaacaaatcaaataattaaaaaaaacagcaaaaataaaaatcattgaaTAAAGCTAAAACATGAGCTATCCGCAGCTACAACAGCAAAAAAAGTTCACAAAAAAAAAGCAACAAATAATACCAATATATGCAGAAACATGCCACGAACGTACAAATCTGCAACTTTTCGCTGGATATGGTGAGAAATACAAGAGAAcgagtaattatgaagaaatTTTCAGGATTTAAGATACAATCTCCATTGATGAGAAGATTTTTTGATcgagagaagaaaaaatgttGTTAGGGTTTCAGAGAACAAAAGggaattggagaaaaatttcaatttaGGGCAATTTGTTTATTGTTCCGTGTATAAATTGGTTATATAGTACTCGAGTCAACGAACTCGACGACTTCCTGTATAAGAAAGTCTTATTGGGCCTCTCTAAAGTTTGCTATTAGGCCCAATATATAAAGCGTGTTGGAAAATTATCATTTCgagtaaatatatgttatgtatttataaaaaatatactacGTAATTACATGATGTATTGTTTGCTACGTATGGCGTGAAAATTTAATGTATCTTCGAGttctaaaatatttgaaattattgtaattttaaaaaaaatgaaaaatgatgtaATTAGCGCCAAAATTTTTGATGTTTGTTTACGTACtttatacatttatttatttgtaaatgtGAGAGTTTTTTTTAGATACGATATATAATGAGTATTAAGGATTTGTCGGATATGATTTATTCGCTTTGTATCTATTCACATAGAGCAAATTGGTACAATGTATTGGGAATATTTTAGgtaattattgttatatttaataattatacgAACTgtcattataattataattgataATAAGAACacaaaatattgttatttatgagattttcttgaactaggggcattttattgaaataatagCATAGATTAGATTATTCGCTttacaaaaagtaaaatatatgtattatgtgtaaaaaaaattacttcttTTATGACAAAGAAAACCCGCAGTCCTATTCTTTGAGTGTGTTTCCGCTCTTATACAATAACTCGCAAAACACATAAGAGAGGTAATCTGCACTAGGCAAGTCCGGTGCAACGAGGTCGatccagaaggcaaaccccttgcttttgctaggaaggggtttcgaacttgagacatCCAATATGAAAATCCCAAGGCCAAACCACTGGGTCACCCCGAAGAATACCCGAAGAATTCTTATGTGCAAAATTTTAGCGATATAATCTTTGATTATTGCTTCTCATTTTCAATTAGCTACAACAACCACCATAAGCGAGACAGGGAGGGTGGAGTATATGCAGACTAACGTTACCTCGCAAAGGTACAGTAGATCTTACATCTAATAGCACTTTGTCttaagaaaaatgatttatCAAAAGAAAGCATCAACTGTGcttgaagaaaaaaacatagaaCTCCATATAACTTGTTGGAAGTAAACTAGCAGCATCCGATTATAATGGGACTAAACACAATGCCAATGATCCAAAGCAACCATTGATACAAAATTCAATTATTCTGAAGAGAAAGATAATCTACTTAGGcacaataaaaattcaataatgatCTACCTAGGAGCATAAGACCTCATACTGCTCCAAGGAAACTTTGCTGGTGCAGCGCCAACATCACGACTTTCTCCACCACGATCGCGGCCAACATCTGAACGCTGTCCACTACGATGGTCACGGCCACGACCAAATCTCATCTCTGACCGATtccttccatctttcttctcGTCAAGCCAATGCGTCTTCTTAGGTTCATCATCCTCAACAATGCTAGACTTGGATTTCTTGCTCATATTCTTCTTTTCCTCTTGGATCACTCCGATAGGGAAAAGGTCGGGCGATATAGATAATGGATTCCTAAGAGTAACATAAGCTTTTTTGTAGTCTGGTTTAGCAATTAACAGCCCacctctctttttcttctttccatCCATGTTAAGGGTTTGGAccttttcaacttcaaaaccGTAGAGAGACTCCAAAACCCTTTTTATCTCAATCTATACATCAAAGTTCAAGAATAGTTCATATAGCTGATGCACTCAACACCGACTAGCAAGATTATGCATTTctagcaacaaatatagaaattatttatttgcaCGCACCATGAGGGAAATATAGAGATTTTTACTGAAAGATTTCATGATAGGAGTCTAATCATTTGAGAAAAAAGCATGAGAGACAATGAGTTATTAACTCAAATCACCATGTGACCTAAAGCTAGTTCACCTACTACTCCAAAAACACACATTTCACCATCACTTCTTATTCCAGAAAACAAGAAAGCTTCTAAGAATAAAAGAGCAGAGATCAGAGAGCAATTTATTTTCACGAGAACAATTTCCAATACTACTTTGTGTGCAATGTAGATCCCCTCCGAGCAATATGCAAAGATTTCTGTTCATTTTTGCAAAGATTTCGCAGGCAGATATCTGAATTCATACTACAAGCAGAACTAATCATCTACGCAAAGATTTAACTGGTAGGATCTATATAACTATTGCACGATCACCAGACTAAGACCCAAATCAGGCGaattaaaattaacaaaagGATGACAGCACATTGGCCAGTATATTAAGCAGCTTTGCAGATGGGCTAAGAGAAACATCAAACAACAGGAAGAAGCACAAAGGATTGCAAACAAACAACTCAGCACTTCCCAGTTCCCATTCAACCCGTCATTATTCATACAGCAACAGATTTGAAATAAGCAATTTGAACAACCTCAAagtaacattaaaataaatggaatcATTTCATACAGCAACAGATTCAAAATGAGCAATTCGTACACCAACAAGGTAACACAAAAACTAGACAGGCAGATCAGATCCAATTAGTTATGGAAGTCTCAAGATCCTTCTTTATAAAAATGCCAAGTTGGAATACATACTTCGAAAATTTTAAACACATTAATCTTTCAAAGGGTAATAAAACCCAAAGATAGAAGGTCCCAAAATTTTACTTGCTCTAACACTTGAAATATCGACGACTAGTTTGAGATTGATGGGTAGTTCTTCTTGtagtttaataaatattattaatatatgttaCCTTGGAAGCAGAGGGGATGGTTTTGAGGGAGATCTCAGTGATGTTGGAGAAAGAGGAAGGCATGAGAAGTTTAATTGGAAGATTTGCGAAGTTCACAACTCTTCTTCCCAATCTACTCCCCATCACAATTATACGAATCACCTACAATAGAAATCTTTTAGCaaccaaaaaacaaaatatacaaatgatACAGAGAGATATACTTGAGCAGTAGTTGAACCACACCAAACCATATGGCAAGAGAAGGTCCAAAGTGGACAAAAACGAATGTACATTGTATATTCAACTATttgatagaaaaacaaaaacatgttaatcaatggaaaaaaataattaagagaatCAAAATAGTACACTCAATTTTACAGATGATACAAGCAGATGAACAAATC
The DNA window shown above is from Solanum lycopersicum chromosome 11, SLM_r2.1 and carries:
- the LOC101256642 gene encoding uncharacterized protein, with amino-acid sequence MGSRLGRRVVNFANLPIKLLMPSSFSNITEISLKTIPSASKIEIKRVLESLYGFEVEKVQTLNMDGKKKKRGGLLIAKPDYKKAYVTLRNPLSISPDLFPIGVIQEEKKNMSKKSKSSIVEDDEPKKTHWLDEKKDGRNRSEMRFGRGRDHRSGQRSDVGRDRGGESRDVGAAPAKFPWSSMRSYAPR